In the Candidatus Desulfatibia profunda genome, one interval contains:
- a CDS encoding acyl-CoA dehydrogenase family protein, translated as MDFELSKSQKEIQKAARDFAKGEFDKELALELDRKHEYPTKIWQRAADLGFICIHFPEKYSGQGLGVLENILVAEEFCRQDSSIGSALILANFASECVLRFGSDELKEKFLPPVAEGRMLSAGAFTEPDHGSDITFMDTTAEKDADEWIINGSKIFITNGELAGFFCVLCQTDTDIQPTYRGISLILVEADRKGVLAKDVGQKMGIHMISTSEVIFKDVRVPVSNLIGEEGRGFYQVLEFFDESRILIAAQALGTAQGAYDRALAYVKQREQFGKKIAQFQVTQHKLADMATKIELARLITYKAAWNFDQGRIDPKLTSMAKMYAARCAVEVADEAIQMLGGYGYMAEYEVERFYRDAKITEIYEGTKEIQKNTIASAILGKLK; from the coding sequence GTGAATTTGACAAGGAACTCGCCCTTGAACTTGATCGAAAGCACGAATACCCGACGAAAATTTGGCAAAGAGCCGCCGACCTTGGATTTATCTGCATTCATTTTCCGGAAAAGTATTCCGGGCAGGGACTCGGGGTTCTGGAGAATATCCTTGTTGCCGAAGAATTCTGCCGGCAGGATTCATCCATCGGCAGCGCCTTGATCCTGGCCAATTTTGCATCGGAATGTGTGTTGCGTTTTGGCAGTGATGAACTAAAAGAAAAATTTCTGCCGCCGGTTGCGGAAGGCAGGATGCTTTCCGCCGGAGCCTTTACAGAGCCTGATCACGGCTCAGATATCACCTTCATGGATACCACCGCAGAAAAAGATGCCGACGAATGGATCATCAACGGCTCAAAAATTTTCATTACCAATGGTGAGCTTGCCGGCTTTTTTTGCGTTCTCTGCCAGACCGACACCGACATCCAGCCGACCTATCGAGGCATCAGCCTGATTCTGGTTGAGGCGGACCGCAAAGGCGTTTTGGCCAAAGATGTCGGCCAGAAGATGGGCATCCACATGATTTCCACTTCCGAGGTCATCTTTAAAGATGTGCGCGTTCCGGTTTCAAACCTGATCGGAGAAGAAGGCAGGGGCTTTTATCAGGTACTGGAATTTTTCGATGAAAGCAGGATCCTGATTGCCGCCCAGGCCCTTGGAACCGCCCAGGGTGCTTATGATCGCGCCCTGGCATATGTCAAGCAAAGGGAACAGTTCGGGAAAAAAATTGCACAGTTCCAAGTCACCCAGCATAAACTTGCCGATATGGCCACCAAGATCGAGCTGGCCAGACTCATCACGTACAAGGCCGCCTGGAACTTTGACCAGGGCCGAATCGATCCCAAACTGACATCCATGGCCAAGATGTATGCCGCCAGATGCGCAGTGGAAGTTGCCGACGAGGCCATCCAGATGCTGGGAGGATACGGATACATGGCCGAGTATGAAGTCGAACGCTTTTACCGCGATGCCAAGATTACCGAGATTTACGAGGGCACCAAGGAGATCCAGAAAAACACCATTGCCAGTGCCATACTTGGCAAATTAAAATAG